A window of Kribbella voronezhensis genomic DNA:
GGCCGGCGAGATCTTCGGCATCCTCGGCCCGAACGGCGCAGGCAAGACGACCACGGTCGAGTCGATCGCCGGCCTCCGGACGCCGGACGCCGGCACGATTCGGGTGCTCGGACTGGATCCGCAGCGGCACCGCGGCGAGATCACCTCGCTGGTCGGCGTACAACTGCAGGCGAGTGAGCTGCCGGACCGGATCAAGGCAGGCGAGGCGCTCGAGCTGTACGCGTCCTTCTACCCGTCGCCGGCCGACCCGGCCGACTTGCTGGAGCGGCTCGGCCTGACCAAGGTCCGCAACACCGCGTTCGCGAAGCTGTCCGGTGGCCAGCAGCAACGGTTGTCGATCGCGCTCGCGCTGATCGGCAACCCCAAGATCGCGATCCTCGACGAGCTCACCACCGGCCTCGATCCGCAGGCCCGCCGGGACACCTGGGAGCTGGTCAAGCAGATCCGCGACGACGGCGTGACGATCATCCTGGTCACGCACTTCATGGCGGAGGCCGAATACCTCTGCGACCGCATCGCCATCATCGACGGCGGTCGCGTGGTCGCGCTGGACACACCGGCCGGCCTCGTCGCCGGTGCCCGGTCGGAGCAGCGGATCAGCTTCCGCGTCGCCGGCGTACTCGAGGACGACACGATCCTCAGCTCGCTGCCCGCGGTGCACGACGTCCGCCACGAAGGCGACCGGATCGTTGTCACCGGCAACGATGACCTGCTCGTGAGCGTCGTCACCGAACTGGCCGGCCGCGGCCTCGCTCCGGTCGACCTGCACACCGAGCAGGCCAGCTTGGACGATGTATTCCTCGCCCTGGCCGGGCGTGACTTCGAAGGAGCGGACCGATGAGCCAGACCCTGACCCTGACCCGGATCGAGAGCAAGCTGTTCGTCCGCGAGTGGGCCGGCCTCTTCTTCGTCTTCGTGCTGCCGGTCGGCCTGCTGACGATCTTCTCGTTGCTGGACACCGGTGGCGACAACTCCGACGGCGTACCGGCGAGTTTCCTGCCGACGATGGCGATCGGAATCGGAATCGGCATTCTCGGAATGGCAACCCTGCCGATGATCCTGGCCGGCTACCGGGAGAAGGGTGTACTGCGGCGGATGGCGACCACGCCGGTCCGGCCGGTCAAACTGCTGGTCGCCCAGCTTCTCCTGCACCTGGCGGCGGCCGTCGTGGTGATCACCCTCATCCTCGGACTCGGCCGGCTCGCCTTCGGGGCCGCGCTGCCCGCCTCGCCGCTCCCGTTCGCCGTTGCCGCGATCCTGTACTCCGTTGCCGAACTCTCCATCGGTCTGCTCATCGCCGGCCTCGTCTCGACCGCCAAGGGGGCCAGTGTCGTCGGCAACATCCTGTTCTTCCCGAGCATGTTCTTCGCGGGCGTCTGGACGCCGGGCGACCTGATGCCGCATGCCATCCGCTGGGTCCGCGACATCACTCCGATGGGAGCCGGCATGACGAGCATGCAGGACGCCTGGTCCGGCCACTGGCCAGGTCCCGCTCATCTGATCGCATTGGTTGCCGTGACCGCCGCCTGCATCACGCTGGCAGCCAAGTTCTTCCGCTGGGAATGACCTGTACTCCGCGCTGCCGCGGAAGGTTGCTCACGGTCACCCGCTGTCGGTGTCAGCGCGGGTTATGCACAGGGGGTGTGTATAAGTCGGGTGATTTCTGTGGACGGTCGGGCACGCGCTGTGGACGACACGCGCGGGGTCGCGAATTGCCGGAAAGTCTTGATCAGAAGGGCTTGTGCCGTTCCGATGCGAAAGGTAGAAATGTCGACACGCCGTTCTCTCGGGAGCGGCGGGTCGGACGGAAACCGAGGACCCTAGCGGTGGGGATCCCCACCGAGGTAGACCGGTGACGGGGTCTGCCGGACCCGACGGACCCGTTCGGGAAGCTGGAGACGTCACCTTCCTTCAGCTCTGTGTAAGGCCCCTCCGACTCATACTCGGAGGGGCCTTGCTTCTTCTCCGAGTCCTCCTCCGAGCGCACGGCCGAGCGGCCGGCGTCCAGGAAGTCCTGTCCGCCGGCCGCCCGTGCCCCCAGGGTTCAGCGCAGCGTGATCCGCACCGCGGAATGCGACCCGTGCGCCGCCACCTGCACCTCGGTACCACGTGTCGTCGTGACCAACTTGTACTGCGCGCTCCGGCCGTCCACCGAGACGGAGGCAAGCTTCGCCCCGGTCGGCAGAACGGCCCCGATCGTCACGGCGGCACGGAGGCCGTGGGTCGTCACCTCGGTAAGAATCGCCTTGTTTACAAGGCGCGAGCTGACATCGGCCGATCCACGTCCGAGCCGGATGTTGCTACCGGCCACCTTCTGCTGGCCCGCCGGAATCTGGGGCACGATCGACACCTTGCCGTGACCGAGATCGGGGTCGACGCCGAGTTGCTGGTGCACGACCGGCCAGAGGATGCCGTAGGTGCCCCACGCCTGCATGGTCATCGAACGATCCGTGAACGCGCGGTCGATGTTGGCCGGCGAGTCAGGCGACGGCGCGATCTCCGGCATCCCGCCCGGGGTCTCCCAGACCTGCGGATCGAGCTGGATCCGCGCGTTGCCGGTCGTGTACACCTGCTGCTGCTTCGGGCCGAGCCGACCGAAGTTGCCCTCGGCAACTGCCATGATCGAGGTGTTCAGCGAGAAGATGCTGCGCTCGCTCTTCACCGCGGAGACCACCTGGTCGCAGGACGGTCCGGGGTTGCCGGCCGGATCGGACGTCGGCCCGGTGCCGGTGTGGAACAGGCCGAATTCACCTGTGTAGCAAGGCTTCTCGCGCTGGTCGAGCGCGATCTTCGCATGCTCCGGCGACGCCAGTGGCGCGTTGCCGACCTCCGCCTCCATCGGTGTGACACCGGTCCAGTGCCGCTGGAAGATCGGGGTGTTGTCGTTCGCCGGGTTGGCCGGGTCGTCGATCGAGTCGGCGTACCCGAAGGCCTGCGCGACCCACCACTGACCCTCGAACCGCCGCTGGAGGTCGTC
This region includes:
- a CDS encoding ABC transporter ATP-binding protein, with amino-acid sequence MPENQPANLVVVDNLRKTYGATVAVEDVSLTVRAGEIFGILGPNGAGKTTTVESIAGLRTPDAGTIRVLGLDPQRHRGEITSLVGVQLQASELPDRIKAGEALELYASFYPSPADPADLLERLGLTKVRNTAFAKLSGGQQQRLSIALALIGNPKIAILDELTTGLDPQARRDTWELVKQIRDDGVTIILVTHFMAEAEYLCDRIAIIDGGRVVALDTPAGLVAGARSEQRISFRVAGVLEDDTILSSLPAVHDVRHEGDRIVVTGNDDLLVSVVTELAGRGLAPVDLHTEQASLDDVFLALAGRDFEGADR
- a CDS encoding ABC transporter permease — its product is MSQTLTLTRIESKLFVREWAGLFFVFVLPVGLLTIFSLLDTGGDNSDGVPASFLPTMAIGIGIGILGMATLPMILAGYREKGVLRRMATTPVRPVKLLVAQLLLHLAAAVVVITLILGLGRLAFGAALPASPLPFAVAAILYSVAELSIGLLIAGLVSTAKGASVVGNILFFPSMFFAGVWTPGDLMPHAIRWVRDITPMGAGMTSMQDAWSGHWPGPAHLIALVAVTAACITLAAKFFRWE